Proteins from one Pseudoalteromonas undina genomic window:
- a CDS encoding flagellar motor protein MotB — protein MSDEECKCPPPGLPAWMGTFADLMSLLMCFFVLLLAFSEMDVLKFKQIAGSMKFAFGVQNKIEVKDIPKGTSVIAMEFTPGKPEPTPIETIQQQTVEMTQQMLEFQAGDESSAGGRQEQRGEKRGGESSSTSEEVASAPSVSAADQEQINDLVKKIAQQLEKQIIDGAIELESLGQQIIIRIRENGSFPSGSAFLQPQFKPIIQDIGRLLKDVPGEITVSGHTDDFQVSNELYINNWDLSSKRAVAVASELQKVAGFDKTRMMVVGRAETRPLVPNDSREDRRRNRRVEISILQGKAKESDPIDIR, from the coding sequence ATGTCTGATGAAGAGTGTAAATGCCCACCCCCAGGGTTACCTGCATGGATGGGGACATTTGCCGATTTAATGTCGCTATTAATGTGCTTTTTTGTACTCTTACTCGCGTTTTCTGAAATGGATGTGCTTAAATTTAAGCAAATTGCAGGTTCTATGAAGTTTGCTTTTGGTGTACAAAATAAAATTGAAGTTAAAGATATTCCAAAAGGCACCTCAGTTATTGCGATGGAGTTTACTCCAGGTAAACCTGAGCCAACCCCCATTGAAACTATTCAGCAACAAACAGTTGAAATGACTCAGCAAATGCTAGAGTTTCAGGCGGGCGATGAAAGCTCAGCTGGCGGACGGCAAGAACAACGCGGCGAAAAACGAGGTGGTGAGTCTAGCAGCACCTCTGAGGAAGTTGCTTCAGCGCCTTCAGTTTCTGCTGCCGATCAAGAGCAAATAAATGACTTAGTTAAAAAAATTGCACAACAGCTTGAAAAGCAAATTATTGATGGAGCTATTGAGCTTGAGTCATTAGGTCAGCAAATCATTATTCGTATTAGAGAAAATGGTTCGTTTCCATCGGGCAGTGCGTTTTTACAACCCCAGTTTAAACCTATCATTCAGGATATTGGCCGGTTATTAAAAGATGTGCCAGGTGAAATCACCGTCTCCGGTCACACTGATGACTTTCAAGTTTCTAATGAACTTTATATTAATAACTGGGATTTATCCTCTAAACGAGCTGTTGCGGTAGCAAGTGAACTGCAAAAAGTTGCTGGTTTTGATAAGACCCGAATGATGGTCGTTGGGCGTGCAGAAACCAGACCTTTAGTGCCGAATGATTCCCGAGAAGATCGAAGACGTAACCGCCGGGTAGAAATATCAATTTTACAAGGCAAGGCGAAAGAATCAGATCCTATTGATATTAGATAG